Proteins found in one Rhinolophus ferrumequinum isolate MPI-CBG mRhiFer1 chromosome 9, mRhiFer1_v1.p, whole genome shotgun sequence genomic segment:
- the PTCH2 gene encoding protein patched homolog 2 isoform X3 — protein sequence MARPPPLGELPPDYTPPAQSAAPQGLLFTLGCGIQRHCGKVLFLGLLALGALALGLRVAIIETDLEQLWVEVGSRVSQELHYTKEKLGEEAAYTSQMLIQTPRQEGENVLTPEALGLHLQAALAASKVQVSLYGKSWDLNKICYKSGVPLIENGMIERMIEKLFPCVILTPLDCFWEGAKLQGGSAYLPGRPDIQWTNLDPKQLLEELGPFASLEGFRELLDKAQVGQAYVGRPCLNPDDLHCPPSAPNHHSRQAPNVAQELSGGCHGFSHKFMHWQEELLLGGMARDPQGQLLRAEALQSTFLLMSPRQLYEHFRGDYQTHDISWSEEQAGTVLQAWQRRFVQLAQEALPQNTSQQVHAFSSTTLDDILHAFSEVSAARVVGGYLLMLAYACVTMLRWDCAQSQGAVGLAGVLLVALAVASGLGLCALFGIAFNAATTQVLPFLALGIGVDDIFLLAHAFTEAPPGTPLQERMGECLQRTGTSVTLTSINNMVAFFMAALVPIPALRAFSLQAAIVVGCNFAAVMLVFPAMLSLDLHRRHCQRLDVLCCFSSPCSARVIQILPQELADRAVPMGIAHLTATVQAFAHCEASSQHVVTILPPQAHLVPPPSDPLGSELFSPGGSTRDLLGQEEVTRQKAACKSLSCARWNLAHFARHQFAPLLLQSHAKVVVLVLFGSLLGLSLYGATLVQDGLALTDVVPQGTKEHDFLSVQLRYFSLYEVALVTQGGFDYAHSQRALFDLHQRFSSLKAVLPPPATQAPRTWLHYYRNWLQGIQAAFDQDWASGRITRHSYRNGSEDGALAYKLLIQTGDAQEPLDFSQLTTRKLVDKEGLIPPELFYVGLTVWVSSDPLGLAASQANFYPPPPEWLHDKYDTTGENLRIPAAQPLEFAQFPFLLRGLQKTADFVEAIEGARAACAEAGRAGVRAYPSGSPFLFWEQYLGLRRCFLLAVCILLVCTFLVCALLLLNPWTAGLIVLVLAMMTVELFGIMGFLGIKLSAIPVVILVASVGIGVEFTVHVALGFLTTPGSRNLRAARALEHTFAPVTDGAVSTLLGLLMLAGSNFDFIVRYFFMVLTLLTLLGLLHGLVLLPVLLSILGPPPEVIQMYKESPEVLSTPAPLAGELRWGVSPTLPQSFARVTTSMTVALHPPPLPGAYNHPASDEPTWSLAATPAASGCSNLTSRGPCPTTE from the exons TGGGCAGCCGGGTGAGCCAGGAGCTGCATTACACCAAGGAGAAGCTGGGGGAGGAGGCTGCATACACCTCCCAGATGTTGATCCAGACCCCACGCCAGGAGGGGGAGAACGTCCTTACACCTGAGGCACTTGGCCTCCACCTCCAGGCAGCTCTCGCCGCCAGTAAAGTGCAAGTATCACTCTATGGAAA GTCCTGGGATTTGAACAAAATCTGCTACAAGTCAGGAGTTCCCCTAATTGAAAATGGAATGATTGAGCGG ATGATTGAGAAGCTGTTTCCGTGCGTGATCCTCACCCCCCTCGACTGCTTCTGGGAGGGAGCCAAACTCCAAGGGGGCTCTGCCTACTTGCC TGGCCGTCCCGATATCCAATGGACCAACCTGGATCCCAAGCAGCTGCTGGAGGAGCTGGGCCCCTTTGCCTCCCTTGAGGGCTTCCGGGAGCTGCTAGACAAGGCACAGGTGGGCCAGGCCTATGTTGGGCGGCCCTGTCTGAACCCTGACGACCTTCACTGCCCGCCTAGTGCCCCTAACCATCACAGCAGGCAG GCTCCCAATGTGGCTCAGGAATTGAGCGGAGGCTGCCATGGCTTCTCCCACAAGTTCATGCACTGGCAGGAGGAACTGCTGCTGGGAGGCATGGCCAGAGACCCCCAGGGACAGCTGCTGAG GGCAGAGGCCCTACAGAGCACCTTCCTGCTGATGAGCCCCCGCCAGCTGTATGAGCACTTCCGGGGTGACTACCAGACGCATGACATCAGCTGGAGCGAGGAGCAGGCCGGCACAGTGCTGCAGGCCTGGCAGCGGCGCTTTGTGCAG CTGGCCCAGGAGGCCCTGCCTCAGAACACGTCCCAGCAGGTCCATGCCTTCTCCTCTACCACCCTGGATGACATTCTGCACGCTTTCTCTGAAGTCAGTGCTGCCCGTGTGGTGGGAGGCTATCTGCTCATG CTGGCCTATGCCTGTGTGACAATGCTGCGGTGGGACTGTGCCCAGTCTCAGGGTGCCGTGGGCCTTGCTGGGGTGCTGCTGGTGGCCCTGGCAGTGGCCTCAGGCCTTGGGCTCTGCGCTTTGTTCGGTATTGCCTTCAATGCTGCCACTACCCAG GTGCTGCCTTTCTTGGCCCTGGGCATCGGTGTGGATGATATATTCCTGCTGGCACATGCCTTCACAGAGGCTCCACCTGGCACCCCTCTCCAG GAGCGCATGGGCGAGTGTCTGCAGCGCACGGGCACCAGCGTCACACTCACGTCCATCAACAACATGGTCGCCTTCTTCATGGCCGCTCTAGTTCCCATCCCTGCATTGCGGGCTTTCTCCTTACAG GCGGCCATAGTGGTTGGCTGTAACTTTGCAGCCGTGATGCTTGTCTTCCCAGCGATGCTCAGCCTGGACCTGCACCGGCGCCACTGCCAGCGCCTTGATGTGCTCTGCTGCTTCTCTAG CCCCTGTTCTGCTCGGGTGATTCAGATTCTGCCCCAGGAGCTGGCAGACAGGGCAGTACCAATGGGCATTGCCCACCTGACTGCCACGGTTCAAGCTTTTGCCCACTGTgaagccagcagccagcatgtgGTCACCATCCTGCCTCCCCAAGCCCACCTGGTGCCCCCACCTTCTGACCCACTGGGCTCTGAGCTCTTCAGCCCAGGAGGGTCCACACGGGACCTTCTGGGACAGGAGGAGGTGACAAGGCAAAAGGCAGCCTGCAAGTCTCTGTCCTGTGCCCGCTGGAATCTTGCCCATTTCGCCCGCCATCAGTTTGCACCCTTGCTGCTCCAGTCACATGCCAAG GTCGTCGTGCTGGTGCTCTTTGGGTCTCTTCTGGGCCTGAGCCTCTACGGAGCGACCTTGGTGCAGGACGGGCTGGCCCTGACAGATGTAGTGCCTCAGGGCACTAAGGAACATGACTTCCTGAGCGTCCAGCTCAGGTACTTCTCCCTGTACGAGGTGGCCCTGGTGACACAGGGTGGCTTTGACTACGCCCACTCCCAACGAGCCCTCTTTGATCTGCACCAGCGCTTCAGTTCCCTCAAGGCCGTGCTGCCTCCACCTGCCACCCAGGCACCCCGCACCTGGCTGCACTATTACCGAAACTGGCTACAGG GAATCCAGGCTGCATTTGACCAGGACTGGGCTTCCGGGCGCATTACCCGCCACTCGTACCGCAATGGCTCTGAGGATGGGGCCCTGGCCTACAAGCTGCTCATCCAGACCGGCGATGCCCAGGAGCCCCTGGATTTCAGCCAG CTGACCACGAGAAAGCTCGTGGACAAGGAGGGGCTGATTCCACCCGAGCTCTTCTACGTGGGGCTGACCGTGTGGGTGAGCAGTGACCCCCTGGGTCTGGCAGCTTCACAGGCCAACTTCTACCCCCCACCTCCCGAGTGGCTGCACGACAAGTATGACACCACCGGGGAGAACCTTCGCA TCCCAGCGGCCCAGCCCCTGGAGTTTGCCCAGTTCCCCTTCCTACTGCGTGGCCTCCAGAAGACTGCAGACTTCGTAGAAGCTATCGAAGGGGCCCGGGCAGCGTGCGCTGAGGCAGGCCGGGCCGGGGTGCGTGCGTACCCCAGCGGCTCCCCCTTCCTCTTCTGGGAGCAGTATCTGGGCCTGCGGCGCTGCTTCCTGCTGGCCGTCTGCATCCTGCTGGTGTGCACTTTCCTCGTCTGTGCCCTGCTGCTGCTCAACCCCTGGACGGCTGGCCTCATA GTGCTGGTCCTGGCAATGATGACTGTGGAGCTCTTTGGCATCATGGGTTTCCTGGGCATCAAGCTGAGCGCCATCCCCGTGGTGATCCTTGTGGCCTCTGTGGGCATAGGTGTCGAGTTCACGGTCCATGTGGCTCTG GGCTTCCTGACCACACCGGGTAGCCGGAACCTGCGGGCTGCCCGGGCCCTAGAGCACACATTTGCCCCGGTCACTGATGGGGCCGTCTCCACATTGCTGGGTCTGCTCATGCTCGCTGGTTCCAACTTTGACTTCATCGTAAG gtACTTCTTCATGGTGCTGACACTGCTCACACTCCTGGGCCTCCTCCATGGCCTGGTGCTGCTGCCCGTGCTGCTGTCCATCCTGGGCCCCCCACCAGAG GTGATACAGATGTACAAGGAGAGCCCTGAGGTCTTGAGTACTCCAGCTCCACTGGCAGGAGAACTCAGGTGGGGGGtgtcccccaccctgccccagagCTTTGCCAGAGTGACTACCTCCATGACCGTggccctccacccacccccactgcctGGTGCCTACAACCACCCAGCCTCAGATGAGCCCACTTGGTCTCTTGCTGCCACACCAGCTGCCAGCGGCTGCAGCAACCTCACTTCTAGGGGACCATGTCCAACCACGGAGTGA
- the PTCH2 gene encoding protein patched homolog 2 isoform X6, with amino-acid sequence MARPPPLGELPPDYTPPAQSAAPQILTGSLKSPLWLRAYFQGLLFTLGCGIQRHCGKVLFLGLLALGALALGLRVAIIETDLEQLWVEVGSRVSQELHYTKEKLGEEAAYTSQMLIQTPRQEGENVLTPEALGLHLQAALAASKVQVSLYGKSWDLNKICYKSGVPLIENGMIERMIEKLFPCVILTPLDCFWEGAKLQGGSAYLPGRPDIQWTNLDPKQLLEELGPFASLEGFRELLDKAQVGQAYVGRPCLNPDDLHCPPSAPNHHSRQAPNVAQELSGGCHGFSHKFMHWQEELLLGGMARDPQGQLLRAEALQSTFLLMSPRQLYEHFRGDYQTHDISWSEEQAGTVLQAWQRRFVQLAQEALPQNTSQQVHAFSSTTLDDILHAFSEVSAARVVGGYLLMLAYACVTMLRWDCAQSQGAVGLAGVLLVALAVASGLGLCALFGIAFNAATTQVLPFLALGIGVDDIFLLAHAFTEAPPGTPLQERMGECLQRTGTSVTLTSINNMVAFFMAALVPIPALRAFSLQAAIVVGCNFAAVMLVFPAMLSLDLHRRHCQRLDVLCCFSSPCSARVIQILPQELADRAVPMGIAHLTATVQAFAHCEASSQHVVTILPPQAHLVPPPSDPLGSELFSPGGSTRDLLGQEEVTRQKAACKSLSCARWNLAHFARHQFAPLLLQSHAKRFSSLKAVLPPPATQAPRTWLHYYRNWLQGIQAAFDQDWASGRITRHSYRNGSEDGALAYKLLIQTGDAQEPLDFSQLTTRKLVDKEGLIPPELFYVGLTVWVSSDPLGLAASQANFYPPPPEWLHDKYDTTGENLRIPAAQPLEFAQFPFLLRGLQKTADFVEAIEGARAACAEAGRAGVRAYPSGSPFLFWEQYLGLRRCFLLAVCILLVCTFLVCALLLLNPWTAGLIVLVLAMMTVELFGIMGFLGIKLSAIPVVILVASVGIGVEFTVHVALGFLTTPGSRNLRAARALEHTFAPVTDGAVSTLLGLLMLAGSNFDFIVRYFFMVLTLLTLLGLLHGLVLLPVLLSILGPPPEVIQMYKESPEVLSTPAPLAGELRWGVSPTLPQSFARVTTSMTVALHPPPLPGAYNHPASDEPTWSLAATPAASGCSNLTSRGPCPTTE; translated from the exons TGGGCAGCCGGGTGAGCCAGGAGCTGCATTACACCAAGGAGAAGCTGGGGGAGGAGGCTGCATACACCTCCCAGATGTTGATCCAGACCCCACGCCAGGAGGGGGAGAACGTCCTTACACCTGAGGCACTTGGCCTCCACCTCCAGGCAGCTCTCGCCGCCAGTAAAGTGCAAGTATCACTCTATGGAAA GTCCTGGGATTTGAACAAAATCTGCTACAAGTCAGGAGTTCCCCTAATTGAAAATGGAATGATTGAGCGG ATGATTGAGAAGCTGTTTCCGTGCGTGATCCTCACCCCCCTCGACTGCTTCTGGGAGGGAGCCAAACTCCAAGGGGGCTCTGCCTACTTGCC TGGCCGTCCCGATATCCAATGGACCAACCTGGATCCCAAGCAGCTGCTGGAGGAGCTGGGCCCCTTTGCCTCCCTTGAGGGCTTCCGGGAGCTGCTAGACAAGGCACAGGTGGGCCAGGCCTATGTTGGGCGGCCCTGTCTGAACCCTGACGACCTTCACTGCCCGCCTAGTGCCCCTAACCATCACAGCAGGCAG GCTCCCAATGTGGCTCAGGAATTGAGCGGAGGCTGCCATGGCTTCTCCCACAAGTTCATGCACTGGCAGGAGGAACTGCTGCTGGGAGGCATGGCCAGAGACCCCCAGGGACAGCTGCTGAG GGCAGAGGCCCTACAGAGCACCTTCCTGCTGATGAGCCCCCGCCAGCTGTATGAGCACTTCCGGGGTGACTACCAGACGCATGACATCAGCTGGAGCGAGGAGCAGGCCGGCACAGTGCTGCAGGCCTGGCAGCGGCGCTTTGTGCAG CTGGCCCAGGAGGCCCTGCCTCAGAACACGTCCCAGCAGGTCCATGCCTTCTCCTCTACCACCCTGGATGACATTCTGCACGCTTTCTCTGAAGTCAGTGCTGCCCGTGTGGTGGGAGGCTATCTGCTCATG CTGGCCTATGCCTGTGTGACAATGCTGCGGTGGGACTGTGCCCAGTCTCAGGGTGCCGTGGGCCTTGCTGGGGTGCTGCTGGTGGCCCTGGCAGTGGCCTCAGGCCTTGGGCTCTGCGCTTTGTTCGGTATTGCCTTCAATGCTGCCACTACCCAG GTGCTGCCTTTCTTGGCCCTGGGCATCGGTGTGGATGATATATTCCTGCTGGCACATGCCTTCACAGAGGCTCCACCTGGCACCCCTCTCCAG GAGCGCATGGGCGAGTGTCTGCAGCGCACGGGCACCAGCGTCACACTCACGTCCATCAACAACATGGTCGCCTTCTTCATGGCCGCTCTAGTTCCCATCCCTGCATTGCGGGCTTTCTCCTTACAG GCGGCCATAGTGGTTGGCTGTAACTTTGCAGCCGTGATGCTTGTCTTCCCAGCGATGCTCAGCCTGGACCTGCACCGGCGCCACTGCCAGCGCCTTGATGTGCTCTGCTGCTTCTCTAG CCCCTGTTCTGCTCGGGTGATTCAGATTCTGCCCCAGGAGCTGGCAGACAGGGCAGTACCAATGGGCATTGCCCACCTGACTGCCACGGTTCAAGCTTTTGCCCACTGTgaagccagcagccagcatgtgGTCACCATCCTGCCTCCCCAAGCCCACCTGGTGCCCCCACCTTCTGACCCACTGGGCTCTGAGCTCTTCAGCCCAGGAGGGTCCACACGGGACCTTCTGGGACAGGAGGAGGTGACAAGGCAAAAGGCAGCCTGCAAGTCTCTGTCCTGTGCCCGCTGGAATCTTGCCCATTTCGCCCGCCATCAGTTTGCACCCTTGCTGCTCCAGTCACATGCCAAG CGCTTCAGTTCCCTCAAGGCCGTGCTGCCTCCACCTGCCACCCAGGCACCCCGCACCTGGCTGCACTATTACCGAAACTGGCTACAGG GAATCCAGGCTGCATTTGACCAGGACTGGGCTTCCGGGCGCATTACCCGCCACTCGTACCGCAATGGCTCTGAGGATGGGGCCCTGGCCTACAAGCTGCTCATCCAGACCGGCGATGCCCAGGAGCCCCTGGATTTCAGCCAG CTGACCACGAGAAAGCTCGTGGACAAGGAGGGGCTGATTCCACCCGAGCTCTTCTACGTGGGGCTGACCGTGTGGGTGAGCAGTGACCCCCTGGGTCTGGCAGCTTCACAGGCCAACTTCTACCCCCCACCTCCCGAGTGGCTGCACGACAAGTATGACACCACCGGGGAGAACCTTCGCA TCCCAGCGGCCCAGCCCCTGGAGTTTGCCCAGTTCCCCTTCCTACTGCGTGGCCTCCAGAAGACTGCAGACTTCGTAGAAGCTATCGAAGGGGCCCGGGCAGCGTGCGCTGAGGCAGGCCGGGCCGGGGTGCGTGCGTACCCCAGCGGCTCCCCCTTCCTCTTCTGGGAGCAGTATCTGGGCCTGCGGCGCTGCTTCCTGCTGGCCGTCTGCATCCTGCTGGTGTGCACTTTCCTCGTCTGTGCCCTGCTGCTGCTCAACCCCTGGACGGCTGGCCTCATA GTGCTGGTCCTGGCAATGATGACTGTGGAGCTCTTTGGCATCATGGGTTTCCTGGGCATCAAGCTGAGCGCCATCCCCGTGGTGATCCTTGTGGCCTCTGTGGGCATAGGTGTCGAGTTCACGGTCCATGTGGCTCTG GGCTTCCTGACCACACCGGGTAGCCGGAACCTGCGGGCTGCCCGGGCCCTAGAGCACACATTTGCCCCGGTCACTGATGGGGCCGTCTCCACATTGCTGGGTCTGCTCATGCTCGCTGGTTCCAACTTTGACTTCATCGTAAG gtACTTCTTCATGGTGCTGACACTGCTCACACTCCTGGGCCTCCTCCATGGCCTGGTGCTGCTGCCCGTGCTGCTGTCCATCCTGGGCCCCCCACCAGAG GTGATACAGATGTACAAGGAGAGCCCTGAGGTCTTGAGTACTCCAGCTCCACTGGCAGGAGAACTCAGGTGGGGGGtgtcccccaccctgccccagagCTTTGCCAGAGTGACTACCTCCATGACCGTggccctccacccacccccactgcctGGTGCCTACAACCACCCAGCCTCAGATGAGCCCACTTGGTCTCTTGCTGCCACACCAGCTGCCAGCGGCTGCAGCAACCTCACTTCTAGGGGACCATGTCCAACCACGGAGTGA
- the PTCH2 gene encoding protein patched homolog 2 isoform X5: MARPPPLGELPPDYTPPAQSAAPQILTGSLKSPLWLRAYFQGLLFTLGCGIQRHCGKVLFLGLLALGALALGLRVAIIETDLEQLWVEVGSRVSQELHYTKEKLGEEAAYTSQMLIQTPRQEGENVLTPEALGLHLQAALAASKVQVSLYGKSWDLNKICYKSGVPLIENGMIERMIEKLFPCVILTPLDCFWEGAKLQGGSAYLPGRPDIQWTNLDPKQLLEELGPFASLEGFRELLDKAQVGQAYVGRPCLNPDDLHCPPSAPNHHSRQAPNVAQELSGGCHGFSHKFMHWQEELLLGGMARDPQGQLLRAEALQSTFLLMSPRQLYEHFRGDYQTHDISWSEEQAGTVLQAWQRRFVQLAQEALPQNTSQQVHAFSSTTLDDILHAFSEVSAARVVGGYLLMVLPFLALGIGVDDIFLLAHAFTEAPPGTPLQERMGECLQRTGTSVTLTSINNMVAFFMAALVPIPALRAFSLQAAIVVGCNFAAVMLVFPAMLSLDLHRRHCQRLDVLCCFSSPCSARVIQILPQELADRAVPMGIAHLTATVQAFAHCEASSQHVVTILPPQAHLVPPPSDPLGSELFSPGGSTRDLLGQEEVTRQKAACKSLSCARWNLAHFARHQFAPLLLQSHAKVVVLVLFGSLLGLSLYGATLVQDGLALTDVVPQGTKEHDFLSVQLRYFSLYEVALVTQGGFDYAHSQRALFDLHQRFSSLKAVLPPPATQAPRTWLHYYRNWLQGIQAAFDQDWASGRITRHSYRNGSEDGALAYKLLIQTGDAQEPLDFSQLTTRKLVDKEGLIPPELFYVGLTVWVSSDPLGLAASQANFYPPPPEWLHDKYDTTGENLRIPAAQPLEFAQFPFLLRGLQKTADFVEAIEGARAACAEAGRAGVRAYPSGSPFLFWEQYLGLRRCFLLAVCILLVCTFLVCALLLLNPWTAGLIVLVLAMMTVELFGIMGFLGIKLSAIPVVILVASVGIGVEFTVHVALGFLTTPGSRNLRAARALEHTFAPVTDGAVSTLLGLLMLAGSNFDFIVRYFFMVLTLLTLLGLLHGLVLLPVLLSILGPPPEVIQMYKESPEVLSTPAPLAGELRWGVSPTLPQSFARVTTSMTVALHPPPLPGAYNHPASDEPTWSLAATPAASGCSNLTSRGPCPTTE; encoded by the exons TGGGCAGCCGGGTGAGCCAGGAGCTGCATTACACCAAGGAGAAGCTGGGGGAGGAGGCTGCATACACCTCCCAGATGTTGATCCAGACCCCACGCCAGGAGGGGGAGAACGTCCTTACACCTGAGGCACTTGGCCTCCACCTCCAGGCAGCTCTCGCCGCCAGTAAAGTGCAAGTATCACTCTATGGAAA GTCCTGGGATTTGAACAAAATCTGCTACAAGTCAGGAGTTCCCCTAATTGAAAATGGAATGATTGAGCGG ATGATTGAGAAGCTGTTTCCGTGCGTGATCCTCACCCCCCTCGACTGCTTCTGGGAGGGAGCCAAACTCCAAGGGGGCTCTGCCTACTTGCC TGGCCGTCCCGATATCCAATGGACCAACCTGGATCCCAAGCAGCTGCTGGAGGAGCTGGGCCCCTTTGCCTCCCTTGAGGGCTTCCGGGAGCTGCTAGACAAGGCACAGGTGGGCCAGGCCTATGTTGGGCGGCCCTGTCTGAACCCTGACGACCTTCACTGCCCGCCTAGTGCCCCTAACCATCACAGCAGGCAG GCTCCCAATGTGGCTCAGGAATTGAGCGGAGGCTGCCATGGCTTCTCCCACAAGTTCATGCACTGGCAGGAGGAACTGCTGCTGGGAGGCATGGCCAGAGACCCCCAGGGACAGCTGCTGAG GGCAGAGGCCCTACAGAGCACCTTCCTGCTGATGAGCCCCCGCCAGCTGTATGAGCACTTCCGGGGTGACTACCAGACGCATGACATCAGCTGGAGCGAGGAGCAGGCCGGCACAGTGCTGCAGGCCTGGCAGCGGCGCTTTGTGCAG CTGGCCCAGGAGGCCCTGCCTCAGAACACGTCCCAGCAGGTCCATGCCTTCTCCTCTACCACCCTGGATGACATTCTGCACGCTTTCTCTGAAGTCAGTGCTGCCCGTGTGGTGGGAGGCTATCTGCTCATG GTGCTGCCTTTCTTGGCCCTGGGCATCGGTGTGGATGATATATTCCTGCTGGCACATGCCTTCACAGAGGCTCCACCTGGCACCCCTCTCCAG GAGCGCATGGGCGAGTGTCTGCAGCGCACGGGCACCAGCGTCACACTCACGTCCATCAACAACATGGTCGCCTTCTTCATGGCCGCTCTAGTTCCCATCCCTGCATTGCGGGCTTTCTCCTTACAG GCGGCCATAGTGGTTGGCTGTAACTTTGCAGCCGTGATGCTTGTCTTCCCAGCGATGCTCAGCCTGGACCTGCACCGGCGCCACTGCCAGCGCCTTGATGTGCTCTGCTGCTTCTCTAG CCCCTGTTCTGCTCGGGTGATTCAGATTCTGCCCCAGGAGCTGGCAGACAGGGCAGTACCAATGGGCATTGCCCACCTGACTGCCACGGTTCAAGCTTTTGCCCACTGTgaagccagcagccagcatgtgGTCACCATCCTGCCTCCCCAAGCCCACCTGGTGCCCCCACCTTCTGACCCACTGGGCTCTGAGCTCTTCAGCCCAGGAGGGTCCACACGGGACCTTCTGGGACAGGAGGAGGTGACAAGGCAAAAGGCAGCCTGCAAGTCTCTGTCCTGTGCCCGCTGGAATCTTGCCCATTTCGCCCGCCATCAGTTTGCACCCTTGCTGCTCCAGTCACATGCCAAG GTCGTCGTGCTGGTGCTCTTTGGGTCTCTTCTGGGCCTGAGCCTCTACGGAGCGACCTTGGTGCAGGACGGGCTGGCCCTGACAGATGTAGTGCCTCAGGGCACTAAGGAACATGACTTCCTGAGCGTCCAGCTCAGGTACTTCTCCCTGTACGAGGTGGCCCTGGTGACACAGGGTGGCTTTGACTACGCCCACTCCCAACGAGCCCTCTTTGATCTGCACCAGCGCTTCAGTTCCCTCAAGGCCGTGCTGCCTCCACCTGCCACCCAGGCACCCCGCACCTGGCTGCACTATTACCGAAACTGGCTACAGG GAATCCAGGCTGCATTTGACCAGGACTGGGCTTCCGGGCGCATTACCCGCCACTCGTACCGCAATGGCTCTGAGGATGGGGCCCTGGCCTACAAGCTGCTCATCCAGACCGGCGATGCCCAGGAGCCCCTGGATTTCAGCCAG CTGACCACGAGAAAGCTCGTGGACAAGGAGGGGCTGATTCCACCCGAGCTCTTCTACGTGGGGCTGACCGTGTGGGTGAGCAGTGACCCCCTGGGTCTGGCAGCTTCACAGGCCAACTTCTACCCCCCACCTCCCGAGTGGCTGCACGACAAGTATGACACCACCGGGGAGAACCTTCGCA TCCCAGCGGCCCAGCCCCTGGAGTTTGCCCAGTTCCCCTTCCTACTGCGTGGCCTCCAGAAGACTGCAGACTTCGTAGAAGCTATCGAAGGGGCCCGGGCAGCGTGCGCTGAGGCAGGCCGGGCCGGGGTGCGTGCGTACCCCAGCGGCTCCCCCTTCCTCTTCTGGGAGCAGTATCTGGGCCTGCGGCGCTGCTTCCTGCTGGCCGTCTGCATCCTGCTGGTGTGCACTTTCCTCGTCTGTGCCCTGCTGCTGCTCAACCCCTGGACGGCTGGCCTCATA GTGCTGGTCCTGGCAATGATGACTGTGGAGCTCTTTGGCATCATGGGTTTCCTGGGCATCAAGCTGAGCGCCATCCCCGTGGTGATCCTTGTGGCCTCTGTGGGCATAGGTGTCGAGTTCACGGTCCATGTGGCTCTG GGCTTCCTGACCACACCGGGTAGCCGGAACCTGCGGGCTGCCCGGGCCCTAGAGCACACATTTGCCCCGGTCACTGATGGGGCCGTCTCCACATTGCTGGGTCTGCTCATGCTCGCTGGTTCCAACTTTGACTTCATCGTAAG gtACTTCTTCATGGTGCTGACACTGCTCACACTCCTGGGCCTCCTCCATGGCCTGGTGCTGCTGCCCGTGCTGCTGTCCATCCTGGGCCCCCCACCAGAG GTGATACAGATGTACAAGGAGAGCCCTGAGGTCTTGAGTACTCCAGCTCCACTGGCAGGAGAACTCAGGTGGGGGGtgtcccccaccctgccccagagCTTTGCCAGAGTGACTACCTCCATGACCGTggccctccacccacccccactgcctGGTGCCTACAACCACCCAGCCTCAGATGAGCCCACTTGGTCTCTTGCTGCCACACCAGCTGCCAGCGGCTGCAGCAACCTCACTTCTAGGGGACCATGTCCAACCACGGAGTGA